Proteins from a genomic interval of Providencia stuartii:
- a CDS encoding DeoR/GlpR family DNA-binding transcription regulator codes for MSLYKSDRIQQMLHYLWKCRELSTQQAVELFGCAEATIRRDFQYIAEHYPGMTRTHGRLNFDDSTTDKESQFDVRRSLNCASKREIALIARKFIHEGDCFFLDSGSTCLELAKCLGDIRVKVICNDIKIANQLGAFPNVESYIIGGLIRPGYFTVGESLALEMLNAFAVDRVFMSCDALSIEMGITNATMFEVGVKRKLIARSPEVILLADHSKFDMFEPHAVATLSCIKTIISDSGLTNEIQQRYRQAGCELKCSY; via the coding sequence ATGAGTCTGTATAAATCTGATCGGATCCAACAGATGTTGCACTATCTTTGGAAATGCCGAGAATTGTCTACACAACAAGCCGTTGAGTTATTCGGTTGTGCTGAAGCGACAATTCGTCGTGACTTTCAGTATATCGCTGAACACTATCCAGGGATGACCAGAACGCATGGTCGCTTAAATTTCGATGATAGTACGACAGATAAAGAATCTCAGTTCGATGTTAGGCGTTCTTTAAATTGTGCCTCTAAACGTGAAATTGCACTGATAGCCCGTAAATTTATTCATGAAGGTGATTGTTTCTTTCTTGATTCCGGTTCTACTTGTTTAGAGTTAGCAAAATGTTTGGGGGATATTCGAGTGAAAGTGATTTGTAATGACATCAAAATTGCGAATCAGCTTGGGGCATTTCCAAATGTAGAAAGTTATATTATTGGTGGATTAATTAGACCAGGGTATTTTACGGTGGGAGAGAGTTTAGCCTTAGAGATGCTAAATGCGTTTGCCGTTGATCGTGTCTTTATGTCATGCGATGCATTATCGATTGAAATGGGAATAACGAATGCCACCATGTTTGAAGTAGGCGTTAAGCGTAAACTTATCGCTCGCTCGCCTGAGGTTATTTTGTTAGCTGACCATAGCAAGTTTGATATGTTTGAACCCCATGCAGTAGCAACGTTATCATGTATTAAAACTATTATTAGCGATAGTGGGCTTACCAATGAAATTCAGCAACGGTATCGTCAAGCGGGATGTGAATTAAAATGCAGCTATTAG
- a CDS encoding epimerase produces MILHPSLASADPLCLGSVIDKLANQNIGSLHLDIEDGNFIHNITFGSKLVKAVVQATKQAISIHLMVSQPLFWVRELAPFAPKWIFFHPEAVNNPSEIIAEIKKIGAKAGIALNPSTAVAPYQYLTDKLDAVMVMTSEPDGEDQQFIPLMVEKIQQVSSLFHPLECWVDGGISADKMPLLKKMGINNIVLGRALFTTDDYEKTIKQFSD; encoded by the coding sequence ATGATATTACATCCATCTTTGGCTTCTGCTGATCCACTTTGCCTTGGCTCTGTGATTGATAAACTCGCTAATCAGAATATTGGGTCATTACATCTGGATATTGAAGACGGTAATTTCATCCATAATATTACTTTCGGTAGCAAGTTGGTTAAAGCGGTCGTACAAGCCACAAAACAGGCCATATCTATTCATTTAATGGTATCTCAACCATTATTTTGGGTCAGGGAACTTGCACCTTTTGCGCCTAAATGGATCTTTTTTCATCCAGAAGCGGTGAATAATCCTTCAGAAATTATTGCTGAAATTAAAAAAATAGGGGCAAAAGCAGGGATAGCATTAAATCCGAGCACCGCAGTGGCTCCTTATCAATATCTTACTGATAAATTAGATGCTGTGATGGTGATGACTAGCGAGCCTGATGGTGAAGATCAACAATTTATTCCATTGATGGTAGAGAAGATTCAGCAAGTGTCGTCTTTATTTCACCCACTGGAATGCTGGGTTGATGGTGGAATAAGTGCAGATAAAATGCCTTTATTAAAAAAAATGGGAATTAATAATATTGTCTTAGGAAGAGCTCTTTTTACAACTGATGATTACGAAAAAACGATAAAACAATTCAGTGATTAA
- a CDS encoding PTS sugar transporter subunit IIA produces MIDDAKWIQINQVATDWKEALSIACRPLIRYGAAEPNYLQGIIKNTQSWGPYYLIAPGIAMPHARPEQGAIYNQMTLTTLKQPVVFGHEDCDPVWLLMTVCAIQSNDHIRLIQHIAEIVDNPLLLDEIRFAKTNSDILKVLNPY; encoded by the coding sequence ATGATTGATGATGCTAAATGGATCCAAATAAATCAGGTTGCGACGGATTGGAAAGAGGCGCTTAGCATAGCTTGTAGACCTTTAATTAGGTATGGCGCGGCTGAGCCTAATTATTTACAAGGCATCATTAAAAATACCCAAAGTTGGGGGCCTTATTATTTGATTGCGCCGGGTATTGCAATGCCGCATGCACGCCCTGAACAAGGGGCTATTTATAATCAGATGACGCTAACTACCCTAAAACAACCGGTTGTCTTTGGGCATGAAGATTGTGATCCCGTATGGTTACTGATGACGGTGTGTGCGATTCAAAGCAATGACCATATTCGATTAATACAGCATATCGCTGAAATTGTAGATAACCCCTTATTACTTGATGAGATTCGTTTTGCTAAAACCAATAGCGATATTTTGAAAGTACTAAATCCATATTAA
- a CDS encoding BtpA/SgcQ family protein, translating to MSWLKDVIGTEKAVIAMCHLRALPGDPDFNTQHSMQWVIDRAYEDLMALQNGGVDAVMFSNEFSLPYLTKVKPETTAAMARIIGQLMSEIRIPFGVNVLWDPIASFDLAMATGAKFIREIFTGAYASDFGVWNTNVGETIRHQHRIGASEVKTLFNIVPEAAVYLGGRDICSIAKSTVFNNKPDALCVSGLTAGAKTDSAILKQVKDTVPNTVVFANTGVCLENVEEQLSIADGCVTATTFKKDGIFANFVDQTRVERFMEKVHSIRQ from the coding sequence ATGAGTTGGTTAAAGGATGTTATTGGTACGGAAAAGGCGGTAATTGCTATGTGTCACTTACGTGCGTTACCTGGGGATCCTGACTTTAATACTCAGCACAGTATGCAATGGGTCATTGATAGAGCTTATGAGGATCTGATGGCTCTACAAAATGGCGGTGTTGATGCTGTGATGTTTTCAAATGAATTTAGCCTGCCTTATCTCACTAAAGTCAAGCCAGAAACAACCGCAGCAATGGCACGGATCATTGGTCAATTGATGAGTGAGATCCGGATACCTTTTGGTGTAAATGTCCTTTGGGATCCGATCGCTTCATTCGATTTAGCGATGGCGACAGGTGCGAAATTTATCCGAGAAATATTTACCGGTGCTTATGCAAGTGATTTTGGCGTATGGAATACCAATGTGGGGGAAACGATTCGCCATCAACATCGTATTGGGGCAAGCGAGGTAAAAACACTGTTTAATATTGTACCTGAAGCTGCGGTATACCTAGGTGGACGTGATATCTGCTCAATAGCAAAGTCTACCGTTTTTAATAATAAACCAGATGCATTATGTGTTTCGGGATTAACTGCTGGTGCAAAAACAGACAGTGCGATTTTGAAACAAGTCAAAGATACGGTGCCGAATACGGTGGTCTTTGCCAATACAGGGGTGTGCCTCGAAAACGTGGAAGAGCAATTGAGTATTGCTGATGGATGCGTCACTGCGACCACATTTAAAAAAGACGGTATTTTTGCCAACTTTGTTGATCAAACCCGTGTGGAAAGATTTATGGAGAAAGTGCATAGCATAAGGCAATAA
- the sgcC gene encoding PTS sugar transporter subunit IIC SgcC codes for MFDYILSLGGTVFVPIVMIIIGLIFRIPWLQAIKAGVTVGIGFVGMGLVIVMAIDSLSPPIKIMIERFGLSLHVLDVGAGPASGVGYATAIGAMIIPVIFLLNITLLFTRLTKTMNVDIYNYWHYAITGTVVQIATGSLIYGIAGAMCHAILSLKMADWTAKRVQTIVGLEGISIPQGYGSSSVPLFVFLDSIYERIPFLKGKNIDAQAIQKRYGMVGDPVIIGVVLGLLFGLAAGEDFKGCATLMITVAAIMVLFPRMIRLIVEGLLPISEGARKFFQKHFNDREVFIGLDTAVTLGHPTTIAVGLLLIPIMLVLASILPLNNVLPLADLPVAPFFICMATVIHRGDLLRTLLSGVIVMSTVLLIATQFAPFFTEMARNGGFNFAENGSQISALSVGNMFGWSIYELMSFGLIGVVLTVGIVACVVIFLRNRELPE; via the coding sequence ATGTTTGACTATATACTTTCTTTAGGCGGTACAGTATTTGTCCCAATCGTCATGATAATTATTGGCTTAATCTTTCGCATACCGTGGCTACAAGCCATTAAAGCAGGGGTGACTGTCGGTATTGGATTTGTCGGAATGGGGCTGGTGATCGTCATGGCTATTGATAGCCTAAGCCCTCCAATCAAAATTATGATTGAACGTTTTGGCTTATCTCTGCATGTGCTTGATGTTGGTGCGGGACCTGCATCCGGTGTTGGTTATGCAACAGCTATTGGTGCCATGATTATCCCCGTTATTTTCTTACTTAACATCACGTTATTGTTTACTCGCCTAACGAAAACCATGAACGTTGATATTTATAATTATTGGCACTATGCGATTACTGGTACCGTTGTTCAAATAGCAACAGGCAGCTTAATTTATGGTATCGCAGGGGCGATGTGTCATGCCATCTTATCGCTAAAAATGGCGGATTGGACAGCAAAACGAGTACAAACAATCGTTGGATTAGAAGGCATTTCAATTCCTCAAGGGTATGGCTCTAGTTCAGTCCCTCTATTCGTATTTCTTGATTCGATCTATGAAAGGATCCCTTTCTTAAAAGGAAAAAATATCGATGCTCAAGCAATCCAGAAACGCTACGGTATGGTGGGAGATCCCGTTATTATCGGGGTTGTCTTAGGTTTATTATTTGGGCTTGCGGCAGGAGAAGATTTTAAAGGTTGTGCGACGTTAATGATCACGGTTGCCGCGATCATGGTGTTATTTCCACGAATGATCCGCTTGATTGTCGAAGGTTTACTGCCGATCTCTGAAGGTGCCCGTAAATTTTTTCAGAAGCATTTTAATGATCGAGAAGTGTTTATTGGTTTGGACACCGCGGTAACGCTTGGCCATCCAACGACGATTGCAGTGGGCTTACTACTGATTCCTATCATGCTGGTCTTGGCAAGTATTCTGCCATTGAACAATGTGTTACCACTGGCTGACTTGCCTGTAGCTCCTTTCTTCATCTGTATGGCCACGGTAATCCATCGTGGTGACTTATTACGCACATTACTGAGTGGTGTGATTGTGATGAGCACCGTTTTATTGATTGCAACACAATTTGCCCCTTTCTTTACTGAAATGGCGCGTAATGGGGGCTTTAATTTTGCTGAAAATGGTTCACAGATTAGTGCCTTGTCTGTAGGCAATATGTTCGGCTGGTCTATTTACGAATTGATGTCATTTGGTCTTATTGGCGTTGTGCTAACTGTCGGTATTGTTGCCTGCGTCGTTATTTTCTTACGTAATCGTGAATTACCTGAATAA
- the sgcB gene encoding PTS sugar transporter subunit IIB SgcB has protein sequence MKKVLVACGTGMSTSTMIAQKLQDYLASEGIPIVTSQCCLNEIPLNSHGVDLIITAMKTDTDYGVPTLNGAALLTGVNDDALKQKIKTLLSQ, from the coding sequence ATGAAAAAAGTCCTCGTTGCATGTGGAACGGGTATGTCTACGTCCACAATGATTGCTCAAAAACTGCAAGATTACTTGGCAAGTGAAGGGATCCCAATCGTCACTTCACAATGCTGTTTAAATGAAATTCCACTCAATAGCCATGGTGTTGATCTGATTATCACTGCAATGAAAACGGATACAGATTATGGCGTACCAACATTGAATGGCGCGGCCTTACTCACAGGCGTTAATGACGATGCACTAAAACAAAAAATTAAAACGTTGTTATCACAATAA
- a CDS encoding M42 family metallopeptidase translates to MVFSTRDTLFSLLTLDGISGHEAPIANVMKKHLKTSAKDLWQDRLGNVVARYGSEDPKALRLMVFAHMDEVGFMVRKIESSGFIRFERVGGPAQVTMSGSVVRLAGESGSIPGCIGIKSYHFAKGDERTQSPSIDQLWIDIGAKDKADAERMGVKVGTPITLYNPPQELGNDMVCSKALDDRLGCTALLGLADAIKDKKLDIAVFIVASVQEEFNIRGILPVLRRVKPDLAIGIDITPSCDTPDLQDYSDLVINKGVGITCLNYHGRGTLAGLVTPVRLINMLEKTASKNHIPVQREVAPGVITETGYIQVEQDGIPCASLSIPCRYTHSPAEVASLRDLSDCIRLLTALATLPANQFPIESDSDYNQEVN, encoded by the coding sequence ATGGTATTTTCTACTCGAGACACACTCTTTTCCCTACTGACCTTAGACGGTATTTCAGGTCATGAAGCCCCTATCGCAAATGTGATGAAAAAACATCTCAAAACCAGTGCTAAAGACCTTTGGCAGGATCGCCTCGGTAATGTCGTTGCTCGTTACGGAAGTGAAGATCCAAAAGCACTGCGTTTAATGGTTTTTGCGCATATGGATGAAGTGGGATTCATGGTACGAAAAATTGAATCGTCAGGGTTTATTCGTTTCGAACGAGTCGGCGGGCCTGCACAGGTGACAATGTCAGGTTCAGTGGTTCGCCTTGCCGGTGAATCTGGCTCAATACCTGGATGTATTGGTATTAAATCTTATCACTTCGCGAAAGGAGATGAACGTACACAATCTCCCTCTATTGATCAGCTATGGATTGATATAGGAGCGAAAGATAAAGCAGATGCTGAAAGGATGGGAGTCAAAGTCGGTACACCAATTACGTTGTATAACCCACCCCAAGAACTGGGTAATGACATGGTTTGCAGTAAAGCATTAGATGATCGACTTGGCTGTACAGCGTTGCTGGGTTTGGCTGATGCAATCAAAGATAAAAAACTAGATATAGCCGTATTTATTGTTGCCTCAGTACAGGAGGAATTCAATATTCGTGGCATCTTGCCTGTACTACGCCGTGTAAAACCTGACCTCGCTATTGGAATCGATATTACCCCTTCTTGCGATACCCCCGACTTACAAGACTATTCGGATTTAGTCATCAATAAGGGGGTCGGCATTACTTGCTTAAATTATCACGGTAGAGGCACCCTTGCAGGGCTAGTCACACCTGTTCGTTTGATCAATATGTTAGAAAAAACGGCGTCTAAAAACCATATTCCAGTGCAAAGAGAAGTTGCTCCAGGTGTCATCACTGAAACTGGCTATATTCAAGTTGAGCAAGATGGCATTCCTTGTGCAAGCCTCTCTATTCCATGCCGCTACACACATTCACCGGCTGAAGTTGCGAGTTTACGTGATCTCAGTGACTGCATTCGGTTATTAACTGCTTTAGCCACACTTCCAGCTAATCAGTTTCCTATCGAGTCTGACTCAGACTATAACCAAGAGGTTAATTAA
- a CDS encoding inositol phosphate phosphatase SopB, translating to MYLKFINHIPYLDCRYHLLSSEKAKAETSTGKDFSLGITSVNNLFKNHNLKNKINGAIPYPVASGSDKHTLDRVTQSQHALIQFQNSLVNVAENILRKFNVSADGLKSISEELNELSHGENRLLNPKEINKAKDFKKYLIRFIHNEMQGHNHKISLEEVKVLFNNEFKDILNSKEWKIVETELVYGNKKYSFVLIPASKMKYNNADNDIFYDCSYQNKGICSKSSDETVHAVNLWVSDVKDDQQNSLFTGIRHGVLSPFSLPEGSFLRKEGAKNRAKEVVIAALYSKPELYKKALNNEVVTLRISSTSLLTYMFGETSMLDDQIFAWDSLNNDPFVHLNIRDEKGDLKQVKIKLDIAILNFGVNELSLSMINRVSDGISDRLSSCITYKKNNLHQLNKSALEKIMGDDYLENNHLGGWVGNYLSENPHADNRQKIEILCQQIRDIWKNSSYNKDANEPYKMAQRIVMLTYEIDAVPCWNCKSGKDRTGMLDAEIKRETLSYHQNKHLGKPSSKLISEESQLFQDVLLQSGNLQIQEYNTGLVGNKVVKDLPLYLKPMALSYDARIGDRFIRQQVKGFSSLS from the coding sequence ATGTATTTAAAATTTATCAATCACATTCCATACTTGGATTGTCGTTATCATTTGCTTTCAAGTGAAAAAGCAAAAGCGGAAACCAGTACCGGAAAAGATTTTTCTCTTGGTATAACTTCAGTTAATAACTTATTTAAAAACCATAACTTAAAAAATAAAATTAATGGCGCCATTCCTTATCCTGTCGCTAGCGGTAGTGATAAACATACTCTAGACAGAGTAACACAAAGTCAACACGCACTTATTCAATTTCAAAACAGTCTTGTCAATGTGGCAGAAAATATATTGAGAAAGTTTAATGTGTCTGCTGATGGTTTAAAAAGTATCTCTGAAGAGTTAAATGAGTTATCTCATGGCGAGAACAGATTACTTAATCCAAAAGAAATAAATAAGGCTAAAGATTTCAAAAAATATTTAATTCGATTCATTCATAATGAAATGCAAGGTCATAATCATAAAATCTCTTTAGAGGAAGTAAAAGTATTATTTAATAACGAATTCAAAGATATTCTCAATAGTAAAGAATGGAAGATTGTTGAAACGGAGTTAGTATACGGGAATAAAAAATACTCTTTTGTATTAATACCGGCATCAAAAATGAAATATAATAACGCTGATAATGATATATTTTATGATTGCAGTTATCAGAATAAAGGTATTTGCTCTAAGTCGAGTGATGAAACCGTTCATGCCGTAAATTTATGGGTTTCTGACGTTAAAGATGATCAACAAAACTCATTGTTTACCGGCATTCGTCATGGTGTATTATCCCCTTTCTCCCTCCCAGAAGGGAGTTTTTTACGTAAGGAAGGTGCTAAAAATAGAGCGAAAGAAGTCGTTATCGCCGCCCTTTATTCTAAACCTGAACTTTATAAGAAAGCATTAAATAATGAGGTGGTGACATTAAGGATCTCTTCGACTTCTTTACTCACATATATGTTTGGTGAAACAAGCATGTTAGATGACCAAATTTTTGCTTGGGACTCTTTGAATAATGACCCGTTTGTGCATTTAAACATTCGAGATGAGAAAGGAGACTTAAAACAAGTTAAAATTAAGCTTGATATTGCAATTTTAAATTTTGGCGTAAACGAATTATCATTATCGATGATAAATAGGGTCTCGGATGGTATATCTGATAGATTATCTAGTTGTATAACGTATAAGAAAAATAATCTTCATCAATTAAACAAATCTGCGTTGGAAAAAATAATGGGCGATGATTATTTAGAGAATAATCATCTAGGTGGATGGGTTGGCAACTATTTATCTGAAAATCCACACGCTGATAATCGCCAAAAAATAGAAATATTATGTCAACAGATAAGAGATATCTGGAAAAATAGCTCATATAACAAGGATGCGAATGAACCCTATAAAATGGCCCAACGTATTGTTATGTTAACTTATGAAATTGATGCGGTGCCTTGTTGGAACTGTAAAAGCGGTAAAGACCGAACGGGAATGCTCGATGCTGAAATAAAACGTGAGACCCTGAGTTATCATCAAAATAAGCATTTAGGTAAACCTAGCAGTAAATTAATCAGTGAAGAAAGCCAGCTTTTCCAAGATGTGTTGTTACAGAGCGGCAATTTACAAATACAGGAATATAACACAGGTCTTGTTGGCAACAAGGTTGTTAAAGATCTCCCTCTCTATTTGAAACCAATGGCCCTATCTTATGATGCGCGTATAGGTGATCGATTTATCCGACAACAAGTTAAAGGCTTTTCATCTTTATCTTAA
- a CDS encoding GNAT family N-acetyltransferase produces the protein MNNIQSDHHSFFILSDDKKNRLAEITFVYTGDELAIIDHTVVDERLKGQGIAKQLVAKVVERMRSEKRKIIPLCPFAKAIFDKTPEYQDIRH, from the coding sequence ATGAACAACATCCAATCTGACCATCACAGCTTTTTTATCTTATCGGATGATAAAAAAAATCGTCTTGCTGAGATTACCTTTGTCTATACCGGAGACGAACTCGCGATTATTGACCATACCGTCGTTGATGAACGTTTAAAAGGACAAGGAATAGCTAAACAGTTAGTCGCAAAAGTGGTTGAAAGAATGCGTTCTGAAAAGCGTAAAATTATTCCATTATGCCCATTCGCCAAAGCGATATTTGATAAAACGCCTGAGTATCAAGATATCCGTCACTAA